DNA from Mycolicibacterium alvei:
GGCCGAATCCGAGCACCTGACGTCGCAGCCGTCGGTGCTGTTCGCCAGCGAGCCGATGGACGGCGAGCACTGGCGGCTCATCGCCCCCGGCGAACTGGTACACGTCGACGCCGACCTGCGGATCAACACCCGGGTCGCGTTTCCGGATCGGCCGCGTCACCTCTTGCGTCGTGAGGATCTGTCCGCCCAGGCCGAGGCATCGCAACACGCTTAGCCGAGGCTTTCCGGCCCCTGGCACACTCGACATTCGTGACTTCCAAACGTGCACTGGTGCTCGCCGGCGGCGGTATCGCCGGGATCGCCTGGGAGACCGGCATCCTGCAGGGCATTGCCGACGCATCTCCCGAAACGGCTGACGCGTTGCTCGCATCCGATGTGCTGGTCGGTACGTCAGCCGGGTCGACGGTGTCAGCGCAACTCGGCAGCGGGCTGAGCCTGGCGGAGCTGTTCGAACTCCAGGTCGGCACCGCGTCCGCCGAACTCGACCCGGGTGTGGGTATCGACAACGTCACCGACCTGTTCGTCAAGGCGATGCTGACGCCCAACACCACCAAGGCACAGAAACTGCAGGGCATCGGTGCCGTGGCGCTGCGCACCGACACCATCGGCCCGGCGGTGCGGCGCAAGGTGATCGAAGCGCGGCTGCCCTCGCATGACTGGCCCGATCGGGTACTGCGGATCTCGGCCATCGACATCGACACCGGTGAGCTGGTGACGCTCAACTCTGATTCCGGGGCATCACTGGTCGACGCCGTCACCGCCAGTTGCGCGGTACCCGGGGTGTGGCCGGTCGTCACCATCGACGGCCGCCGGTTCATGGACGGCGGGATCGGTAGCGTGGTCAACATGGTCCTGGCGGCCGACTGTGACACCGCAGTGGCACTGGTCCCGCAAGGTCGCTCGACACCCTCGCCGTTCGGTGCCGGCGCGGCCGAGGAGGTCGATGGCTTCGACGGGCGGTCATTCGGGATCTTCGCCGACGACGATGCCCTGGCCGCGTTCGGCAAGAACCCGCTCGACCCGGCCTGCCGGGTGCCCTCGGCTCACGCGGGCCGGGCACAGGGCCGACGAGTGGCCGCCGAGGTCGCGGAGTTCCTGGCGGGCTGATTCAGCGGTCGAGCGCCGCCGCGGCCAACTCCTGCCCGGCGGTGATCACCTCGGCTGCCCGGTTGAACTCCAGGCTGCGGCACACCGAGCGGGGCACCTCGATGAGCAGATCCGGCGGATAGGCCGCCAGCGTGTGCCGGGCCAGCGCGCCCTGAGCGATGTCGATGGTGCGGTACATGACCTCGAAGCTGCCCAGACGCGGCAGATCGGCCGGCTGCACCTCGCCCGGGTCGGTGTCCGCCCCGGTGTCGGGGTAAGCGTCGGGCACCGAGGACCCGAACCGGCTCAGGATGGCCCGGGCCGTCGGCCGGTCCAGCACATTGCGCACCGAGGCGGTGTCGAGCACCGCCGAGGTGCTGCGCAGCATCCGGTTGAGCCATTCGGTGCTCGGCTTGGGCTCTAGATCGGCGGCGGGCACCGCGGCCGTCCCGGGATCACCGCCGGACAGGCTGACCGCGATGGTCAGATCGGCATTGACCGCGGCGATCGGCGCCATGGGCAGCGGGTCGAGAATGCCGCCGTCGCCGAGCAACCGGCCGTCGAGCACGTGCGGGGCGATCACGCCGGGGATGGCGATCGAGGCGCGGATCGCCGAATCCACCGGGCCGCGCTGCAGCCACACCGATTTGCCCGCAATGAGATCGGTGGCGACCGCGGTGTAGGGAATCGGCAGCTCCTCGATGGTGACCTCGCCGAGGATGTCACGCACCGCGTCCAGGATCTTCTCCGCACGCAGGATGCCTGCCGCGCTGATCGACGGGTCGAGTAGCCGCAGCACCGCGCGCTGGGTCAGTGTCCGGGCCCATTCGGCGAAGTCATCAAGCCTGCCCGCCGCGTGCAGGCCGCCGACCAGCGCGCCCATCGACGAGCCGGAGACGCCGACGATCTCGTGCCCGCGGGACTGCAACTCGTGGATCACCCCGATGTGCGCGTAGCCACGAGCCCCACCACTGCCGAGGGCCAGGGCAATACGCATACGTCCATTGTGAAGCACACCGCCCCACCGTTGGCGCCAGCCGACTGGGAGTTTGCCGCAGCCTGATTCGAACTAGCTGCAGAGCTCGTCGGCCGCTGCCTGCGCGGCGACGACGACCGCAGCCTGACGCCCCGGCTCGAGATCAGCCCAGGCCACGTTGTAGGTGCCCGGACCGGGCGCCGCCTCGGGTGCCTGGACGCTCGCCAGGTAAGGCTCGATCTGCTCCTTGAGGTCTCCGCCCTTGGCCTCCATCCAGATCTTGGCGGCGTGACAGGCCTGGAAGTACTCCTCTTCGGTGGACTGGGCGTCGGCACCGACCGCGGTCGTGACTCCACCGGGAGACACCGCGACCTCACCCGGCTTGGCCGTCGGGGTCGACGATTCCGACGTCGCGGTGGCTTGTGGCGACGGTGCCGCGGACTCCCCGGGTTGCTCCGTGCCGGCCTCGGTAGAGCATCCGATCAGCAGGCTCAGACCGGCGGCGGCGACGGTTCCGGCGGTCAGGCGGGTGGTCCAGGTGTAACAGCGCATGCCGCCAATCTATGCAACACTGGCGGCCGTGACGGAAGTGACCGGATTTCAGGAGTGTTGTCGGGCGCGTTAGCGGACCCGTCCACCCTTTCCGACCGTCATTCCTGGAGTTCCTCTCATGCTGTCCACACTTGCACCTGTTCCTGCGGTTTCCGCGCCCACCCGGCTGCGATTGCCCGATCTGCTGCACACCACCGACCGCGCCGCCGACGACGTGCTGTCCGGCCGCTACGACCGCCTGCTGCGCGGGCTGCCCAAGGATGACCGGTGGTACAGCCGGTTGTCCGGTGACGATGAAGTCGAGGTCTGGCTGATCAGCTGGGTGCCCGACAAGTCCACCGAACTGCACGATCACGGTGGTTCCCTGGGCGCCTTGACCGTGGCGTCCGGTGAGCTGACCGAATCCCGTTGGAACGGTGAGCTGTTGCGTCACCGGCGGCTCGAGGCGGGGGACCAGGCCGCCTTCCCGCTGGGCTGGGTCCACGACGTGGTGCAGGCGCCCGGTGCGGTGGCCGGGCCGACCCTGAGCGTGCACGCCTACTCGCCGCCGCTGACGGCGATGTCCTACTACGAGGTGACGCCGCAGAAGACGTTGCGCCGCAACCGTACCGAGCTCACCGACGCGCCGGAGTGATGGCCATGAGTCGCATCGACACCGTGCTGGAGCAGGCCCGTACCCGGCTGAACCGACTGCCGGCCTCGGACCTTCCCGAGGCGCTCGATTCCGGAGCCGTGCTGGTCGACATCCGTCCGGCTGCCCAGCGCGCCGCCGAAGGGTCGGTGCCCGGCGCGCTGGTCATCGAACGCAACGTGCTGGAGTGGCGCTGCGACCCGACCAGCGAAGCGCGGATCCCGCAGGCCGTCGACGACGACGTCTACTGGGTGATCCTGTGCTCGGAGGGCTACACCTCGAGCCTGGCTGCCGCATCGTTGGTGGATCTGGGGCTGCACCGATCCACCGACATCGTCGGCGGGTACCACGCGCTGGTCGCCGCCGGTGCCCTCAGTTGAATGTCGAATGGCCATTTATTGCACAGCTTTTCGTGTTCGGTGTGACATAACCGGCCGCTCGGCGCAGAACTCAGGCACCCTCGCCGCTGGACAGCAACGGACGTAGTTTCTCGGTCTTCTCCGGCGTCCAGCCCGGCGGCTGCAGGACGGCGGCCCAGGCATTGGCCACATCCTTGACGTAGACGTGACCGTGTCCGTCGGGAACGTCGACCGCCACCGCCATGTCTGCCGACACCTGCAGGAACGTCACGATCGGAATCCACTGCATGCGTCCGGACACGTCGTATCCACGGGGCTCCTTGAGCCAGTCCGGTTCTGTGAAAAGGAGATCCGTGTTCCACCAGGCGATCGGGTCGGAGGCGTGCTGGAGATAGACCACGCGGGGGTGACCCCACGGATCGGCGGGCCGGTCCAGGTTGCGGGCCTCGGCGGAGAACCGCACATTCTCGCCCTTGTCGTAGATCGGCAGCCACATCGGTGAGCCCGCGTCGCGGTCGCGGGTCAGGGTGTCCCAGATCGTGTTCTGGAACGTCGGTCCGGAGAAGAGTGCGCCATCGGTGCGTGCCACCAGATTGTTCAACGCGAGGAACGGCGCCTCGCCACCGAATGAGCCGAGGCTTTCGCCGAACACCACGAGCTTGGGACGCTTGCCTTCTGGACGTTCGCGCACCAGCGCGTCGACCGCCTCGAACAGAGCCTGTCCGGCCTGCCGCGCATTCTCCTTGTCCACCAGGAACGACAACCAACTGGGCAGGAACGAGTACTGCATGCTGACGATCGCGGTGTTGCCGTTGTACATGTACTCCAGGGCCGAGGCCTCGGCCTCGTTGATCCACCCCGTGCCGGTGGTGGTGGCCACCGCGACCACGGCCCGGTCCAGGCCGCCGGTGCGTTGTAACTCCCTGGCCGCCAAGGCCGCCGTGGCCCTGATGCCGTCTGCGGAGTGCAGGCCGGCGTACGCCCGGATCGGCTCGATCGCGGGCTTGCCGTTGAACCGCGAAAGGTGTTGCACCGTAGGCCCGGCCGAGACGAACACCCGGCCCTGGTGGCCCAGGGATTCCCAGCTGTCCAGTGAGCCCGGGCCGCCCGAGCGCAGCGTGGACGTCGGTGCGGCGGAATCGGGGCTGGTCTCGTCGTTGACTGCGGAGAAGGTGCGGTTGATCTTGTCCATCGCGACGCGGGCCACCACCCCGTTGAGCAGTGCGATGGTCAGTGCCAGCAGCAGGGCCACCACGACAACCGCCGAAACTCGCCGCGGCGCAACCCTATTGAGTTGGCGCACCAGGAACCGAACCAGGCGGCCGACCAGCTGACCGATCTCGACGAAGACGAACAGCACGATGATCGACAACACCGCGGTCAACGGGTGATCCCAGAACTTCAGCCGCGCCACTCCCATCAAGTCGCGGACTTCGTCCTGCCACACGTGGAAGTAGATGATCATCAGGATCTGGCCGACGATGCCGACCGCCACCAACGTCAGCCATGCCCATTTCGGGGCTTTCGGGCTCGAATCGGCCGAACGCATGTAGCGCACCAGCCAGACCCCGAAAACCCCGAGGCTGTAACCGATCGCGCCGGCGCCGCCGCTGACCAACGCCTGGAACAGGGGTCCGCGCGGCAGCAGCGACGGGGTCAGCGAGAACCAGATGAACACCAGGCCCACCGCCGTCCCGAAGAACGTGTAGTGGCGTACCCACCAGTCGGGCTTGCCCACCGGGGCGGCCGGCGGTGACGGGGTTTCTTCGGCAACGGCGGTGTCGGTCACCCGTCGACCTTAGCGATGGGTGAAGTTAGCGGCGCGCTTCTCGGAGAACGCC
Protein-coding regions in this window:
- a CDS encoding patatin-like phospholipase family protein — translated: MTSKRALVLAGGGIAGIAWETGILQGIADASPETADALLASDVLVGTSAGSTVSAQLGSGLSLAELFELQVGTASAELDPGVGIDNVTDLFVKAMLTPNTTKAQKLQGIGAVALRTDTIGPAVRRKVIEARLPSHDWPDRVLRISAIDIDTGELVTLNSDSGASLVDAVTASCAVPGVWPVVTIDGRRFMDGGIGSVVNMVLAADCDTAVALVPQGRSTPSPFGAGAAEEVDGFDGRSFGIFADDDALAAFGKNPLDPACRVPSAHAGRAQGRRVAAEVAEFLAG
- a CDS encoding patatin-like phospholipase family protein: MRIALALGSGGARGYAHIGVIHELQSRGHEIVGVSGSSMGALVGGLHAAGRLDDFAEWARTLTQRAVLRLLDPSISAAGILRAEKILDAVRDILGEVTIEELPIPYTAVATDLIAGKSVWLQRGPVDSAIRASIAIPGVIAPHVLDGRLLGDGGILDPLPMAPIAAVNADLTIAVSLSGGDPGTAAVPAADLEPKPSTEWLNRMLRSTSAVLDTASVRNVLDRPTARAILSRFGSSVPDAYPDTGADTDPGEVQPADLPRLGSFEVMYRTIDIAQGALARHTLAAYPPDLLIEVPRSVCRSLEFNRAAEVITAGQELAAAALDR
- the lpqV gene encoding lipoprotein LpqV yields the protein MRCYTWTTRLTAGTVAAAGLSLLIGCSTEAGTEQPGESAAPSPQATATSESSTPTAKPGEVAVSPGGVTTAVGADAQSTEEEYFQACHAAKIWMEAKGGDLKEQIEPYLASVQAPEAAPGPGTYNVAWADLEPGRQAAVVVAAQAAADELCS
- a CDS encoding cysteine dioxygenase, producing MLSTLAPVPAVSAPTRLRLPDLLHTTDRAADDVLSGRYDRLLRGLPKDDRWYSRLSGDDEVEVWLISWVPDKSTELHDHGGSLGALTVASGELTESRWNGELLRHRRLEAGDQAAFPLGWVHDVVQAPGAVAGPTLSVHAYSPPLTAMSYYEVTPQKTLRRNRTELTDAPE
- a CDS encoding rhodanese-like domain-containing protein; the protein is MSRIDTVLEQARTRLNRLPASDLPEALDSGAVLVDIRPAAQRAAEGSVPGALVIERNVLEWRCDPTSEARIPQAVDDDVYWVILCSEGYTSSLAAASLVDLGLHRSTDIVGGYHALVAAGALS
- a CDS encoding alpha/beta hydrolase, encoding MTDTAVAEETPSPPAAPVGKPDWWVRHYTFFGTAVGLVFIWFSLTPSLLPRGPLFQALVSGGAGAIGYSLGVFGVWLVRYMRSADSSPKAPKWAWLTLVAVGIVGQILMIIYFHVWQDEVRDLMGVARLKFWDHPLTAVLSIIVLFVFVEIGQLVGRLVRFLVRQLNRVAPRRVSAVVVVALLLALTIALLNGVVARVAMDKINRTFSAVNDETSPDSAAPTSTLRSGGPGSLDSWESLGHQGRVFVSAGPTVQHLSRFNGKPAIEPIRAYAGLHSADGIRATAALAARELQRTGGLDRAVVAVATTTGTGWINEAEASALEYMYNGNTAIVSMQYSFLPSWLSFLVDKENARQAGQALFEAVDALVRERPEGKRPKLVVFGESLGSFGGEAPFLALNNLVARTDGALFSGPTFQNTIWDTLTRDRDAGSPMWLPIYDKGENVRFSAEARNLDRPADPWGHPRVVYLQHASDPIAWWNTDLLFTEPDWLKEPRGYDVSGRMQWIPIVTFLQVSADMAVAVDVPDGHGHVYVKDVANAWAAVLQPPGWTPEKTEKLRPLLSSGEGA